The genomic region AAGGAACACAAACCCGAATATCTTGATTTGGTCCACCGCGTCCCGCTTGCAGACATCGTCCGCGTGCTGAAGCCCGAGGAAGAGGCGGCAGGCATCGCTGCCAGAAACCCCCAGGTCGCGCGGCTGTTTTCCCACTTCGATCTGCCGCCGATGAGTTATGGCTGCACGGGGTCGCTCGTCGCCGGTCTCGAAAATTCTGCATCCGACATCGACATGGTGGTGTACGGCTCGGCCTGGTTTTTGGCCCGCGAACAGCTGATGGCCGCGGTGAAGGCAGGAAAGATCCCCGCGATGAGCGAAGAGATGTGGCAAAAGGTCTACAGAAAGCGGGTGCCCGACATCAGTTTCGATGATTTCGTTCTGCATGAAAGCCGGAAGTTCAACCGCGGAGAGTTTGAGGGGACCTACTTCGATCTGCTTTACTCACGTGGATATGACAATCTCCACTCGGTCCCGCCGATCACGCTTGGCGAGAAGACGGGCGTGATGACGATCGAAGCAAAGGTCACCGATGCAAGTCTTGCATTCGATTCGCCCGGGATCTACAAAGTCGACCACGAAGAGATCGACCTGGTCCTCTCGTTTACGCATACCTACTGCGGTCAGTGTTTCACGGGCGAGACGCTGGAAGCAAAAGGCGTTGTCGAGGAACACGGGGATCAGACCTGGCTTATCGTCGGGACGACCCGGGAAGCCCACGGCGAGTATATCGTTTCGAGAACTCTGCTCGATCAGTAACATTCCACCTGAAAAATCCCATCCGTTCTTTTTTCAATTGTTTTAAGCTCCTTCATCTGCGCCCTTATCCGTATATTTGTTCTCCGTTGCGGAGGTTACGGCCGTATTTGCCGTCCTATTTTTTCGGGAGGGTAATCTTCATACACTCTCCGCGGCAATGTTTGGTTATGCACTTTATGGATGGGTTTCTGCCCATTGGCTGGTGTGTTTTCTGGGCCGTGCTATCAGCTCCGTTTCTCATCTACGGTATGTGGAAAATAACGAAAATGATCAATAAGGACAGGCGTATCCTTCCTTTGATGGCAGTTTGCGGAGCGTTTATATTCGTGATTTCCTTAGTGGATATTCCGTCTCCGACCGGGAGTTGTTCCCATCCAACCGGGACGGGTCTCTCTGCCTCGTTCTTTGGACCGGCCGTCACTTCGGTTCTCGGTCTGATCATTCTGGTGTTTCAGGCACTTCTGCTCGGACACGGCGGATTTACGACTCTTGGCGCCTCTGCTTTTTCCATGGCGATTATGGGGCCTTTGGCGGCATGGCTGGTTTTTACGGGCTTGAGAAAAACCAGGCATGTTTCTCTTGGCCCGGCGGTTTTCTGTGCGGCGGTTGTTGCCAACTGCGTGACCTATCTCGTAACCTCTCTGCAGATAGCGCTGGCATATCCGGTCGAGGGCAGCGTTCTCACTGCTTTTATTGCGGCCGCGGTCGTTTTTGCCGTCGTTCAGATCCCTATCTCGATCATCGAAGGAATAATCAGCGGACTTGTCGCGACGTATATCGCCCGCATAAAACCGGAGATCTTGAAGGGACTTGGGATTATTACTGATGAAGAGATCAAAAAGATCCTGGGCGAGAAAGCATGAACATGCTCTCCGGTATGATCCGCGAACCACATCAAGCACATATATCGTTTGGAGAATCCCGACGGGAATCCTCTCAATCGTGAGAAAAGAGGTAATTATATAATCTTTTGTGGAGATGTATCTCTATGTTCAATCTGTTTAAGAAATCCGATGCCAAGCAGAAGTCCGAAGAGGATGAGGTTGATGCGTATGATGAGGAAAATGTTGTCACCTGGGAGCGGTACAACACCGAGACCGGTGAAGTAGAGGAGATCCTTGACCTTGAATGCTACGATGAGGACGGGCTTGAAGCGATGGAAACGCTCACCGACGTGAAAAAACCAAATGGTGAATGGCAGGGATACCGGTATGTGTACATCTCAAACGGCGTGGAGAAACACATCCGCCCAAAAGACAACAAATATCCCTGATTTTTTCCAGGAGCAATTTTTTTTCATAATCGTGTGTATTTCTCACTCTATTCTCGTAATAATTTCAAAAATGAATATGAACCCTCAGAAATTATACTTTGACCGCGTCAGGGAACTGTTGGAAAATGTTAACATACTTGGTCTGGCAACCGTCTTGCGGCACGAAGTAAGTTAAGGCTAGAGAACTATTATATAACATCGCGGGACGTTCCCGGGAAAATGCATTGAGAGATCCACGCACGAACCACTATGCCGTCATGCGGGGTCTGGTATTTGAAAAAGCGTTCTCGAAAGCTAAGAACGGGCAAAGAGAAAAATATGACAGAGTTCACTTCAACCTTACAAGCACAAATTAAGCGGCAGAAGCCCTCCACGAAAACCCCTGGACAGTCTGCCAGAACCATTCGCCGGAAATATGAACTCATCGAACAATCAAAAGAATCGAGATGATGAGAAAACCCCCGTCGTTGTGTGCAGGGGCGGGTATCCTTTTTTGAGCTTCGTACAATGACAGTACGCCATTCTCTTCACTGACCGGCAGACCCGGGTCAGGAATTCCGGAAGCAGATAGAATTGTTATCGTGAAGAAGACTCGGAATAAAAACGTAAAAAAAGAGCCGTCGGAGGGACTTGAACCCTCGACCTGCTGATTACGAATCAGCCGCTATACCGCTAAGCCACGACGGCACATTATGTGCTTAAACACATTGCCTGTTAGACAATAAATAGGTTATTGATTTATGAATATCCCTGCAGAGTCGGCGTATCGGTTCCTTCGGCATGCGCTCCGCTGGTGATCTGTCCAAACTTCGCCTCGTAATCATTCACACTCTTCTGCAGAGCTTCCAGAAGTTTCTTTGCATGTTTCGGGCTGATCGCGACAATTGCCTTTGCTTTTGCCTGATTTGCCACCGGAAGCTGGTGTAAAAACATCATTGTGAACTCATCATCCTTGAATGCGATCTGAATCATATTACTGTAAACCGGGTCAAGGTTCTGAGGGATCTGAATGTTGAGTTCGTTGCCTGCCATAATTATTAATAGTGTGCTGAACGAACTTATGTCTATTGAGTCATTATGCCGGACGAGAAAATCTCTGTAACAGATGTGGTGAAAGCAGGCACTTGTCCCATGCAGCTCTACCTGGCAAAATCCATTGATATCCCCTACGAAGAACCGATCGCATACACGGTCGCAAAACAAATATCCTATTATCTTGGTGATATCCTCTCGGCTGAGGATATCTGGGAGGGGGGGCTGAAAAACCTGGTGCATGAGGATCAGCCCGCGCTCTCATACCTCGAAAAGATGGTCGCTGCCTGCAGCAAAGTGACCTGGCGTCAGGCTGAACGGTATGATGTGTCGGTTTTCTCTGAAAAATACGGTATCTTCGGGAAAGTCGACCGGTTCTTTGATGACAGTTTTTCCCTCGTAAAAAGCGGATCGGCCCCCACACGCGGCGTCTACCTTTCCGACCGGCTTCGCGTGGTCTGCTACGCGATCTGTCTGGAAGAGATGTTTGGAAAACCCTTCTACGGGCGCGTTGAATATATCGGCTCGGGAACTATACGCAGTGTTGTTGTAGAACCAAAAGACAGACGTGCTCTGTTTCTGGCACTACGGGCAGCAGAAAAAGTAACGAAAGGGGGGATTCCGAAAGTTGTCCGGGGTCCATACTGTTCCTGGTGTAAATTCGTGGAGACCTGTTCCGCTGTTGAAAAACCCAAATCTCTCTTTTCCAAAATGATGTCAAAGGCATAACTTAGATATTCTGAGAAAAAAGATACTAAGATAGTAATGACCTTTGAACTCTCAGAAGATATTCTCGAAGCAATACTCAATACCGGAAAAGAAACGGTAAAGGTTTCGAATCTGGAAGATCTGGCACACGGTGACACTGAAGGGCTCAGCAAAGCGGTCACCTGTCTCAAAGACAAAGGGTATCTCACCGAGTCTGCCCGTGGACTTTCTCTCACAGATAAGGGAACCGTGAAGGCAGCGCAGGTTGCGCGCAAACATGCGGTCCTGACCAGTTTTCTCACCGACGTTCTTGGTACCGAACCGGATCATGCATCAAAAGAGGCATGCCTCATGGAACACAGCATCTCCTCGGAGACGATCGAGCGTCTCGACACGTTTCTGGAAAAGCGCGGTCCGGGACACAAAACTGGTCGGGGAAGAGGGTGGAGGCGTGCTGCCCATCTGGAAACGAGCAGTCCAGTCGAGCATGAAGGACATGCCGGACTCACGAAACGAAATCCCATCGTCTCCCTATCTGAGTGCGAGGAAGGTTCCCTCCTGCATGTTTCCATGATCCGGTGCTTTGCCAAACACCGTCGTCTCATTGATCTCGGGGTCATTCCCGGCGAACTGATAACACTCAGACGCAAGCTCGACAATAATGCGGTCGTAATAACCGTCAAAGGATGCGATATCGCCTTAAGTCCCGAGGTCGCCGAGAATATTATGGTCGAGCGGTGCAACACGCAATGATGCGCCGGGCAGTTCTGATCGGGAACCCCAGTGTTGGGAAATCCCTCATCTTCAACCACCTGACCGGTCTTGGTGTTGAGGTGAGCAATTATCCGGGAACCACTGTCGGCCTGATGACGGGTATTGTCCGCTACAACGAGACGGAGTTTTCTCTCACTGACCTCCCGGGCATCTATTCTCTTTCAGGAAGATCCGATGAGGAAAAACTCGTCAGAGAGTATCTGGTCACCGGAGACGCGGATCTCATCGTGGCGGTTTTGGATGCCAAACATCTCGAGCGGAATCTGTATCTTCTGTTGCAGGCAGCCGAGATCAGAAAACCTCTGGTGATCGTGCTCAATATGATGGATGATGCCCGGTCCGCCGGGAAGATCATCGATGCCGATGCGCTTTCGAAAAAGTTCGGCGTTCCGGTGATCGAGACAATTGCGACCGAAGGAAAAAATCTGGAAAAAATCGCCGACTATGTGATCGGTGATAAACTTCCGGTTCCCGGGATCGTTCCGCGATACGATCATCACATCGAAGCGGCGGCAAAAAGCCTGCAGAAGTATCACAATCTTTCGGAAGCAGAGTCAATGTTTGCTCTGGAAAATGTTCCTCTGAGCACTCTTTCCCCCGAGGTGATGGAAAGTGCCGCGGTCATATCATCCGAGATCGAAAAACGGCACATGATGTCGCCCGATCAGATCATTGGAGCAAACCGGCACAACACGGCAAAGACCATCTCCGAAGAGGTGACGACCTTATCTCCGCCAAAGAAACGCCGCGATCTCGACTCCCTCTTAACGAGGGGATTTCCCGGTGTTCCCATTTTGATCATCACGATGGTCGGCATCCTTGGGGTCGTTTTTCTTCTGGGAGGATTTCTGGAAGAAGCTATCATAAGCGTGATGACGACGTATCTTCTGAATCCGTTCCACGCTCTGAACCTGGCGCCGTTTCTGGATACGGTGGGCAGTGCAGTGATTCTCGCCCTCATGTCGGGTCTTGGAATTGCGTTTCCCTATGTGTTTCTGTTCTACATCTTCATCTCGATTTTAGAGGACACCGGATATCTGACCAGAGCCGCGTTCCTTGCGGACCGGGGAATGCACAGGCTCGGTCTCCATGGTCAGGGGCTCATCCCGCTCGTTCTCTCTTTTGGCTGCAGTGTCCCTGCGATCATGAGCACACGTTTTCTCCCGACCAGGCGTGAACGTGTCATTGCCTCTGTTCTTGTGACGATGCTTCCCTGCTCAGCGAGGACCGTTGTGATATCCGGGATCGTTGCTTCCTTCATTGGGTTCGGCGCCGCATTTTCCATCTATGGGATCGTTTTCATTCTGGTTTTTGTTCTCGGCTGTGTTCTTTCCCGGATCACACCGGGTGAACAGTATGGAATGATCCTCGAGATGGCTCAGCTTCGCCGGCCGATTCCGAAGTATGTTGTCCGAAAAGCATGGATGCGTGTCAGCGAGTTCCTGTACATCGCTATGCCGCTTTTGCTGATCAGCAGTGTGTTTCTGGGGATCTTCGAGTACCTGGGACTTGTCACGATGTTCGAGTCGTTCATCGATCCGATCTCCACCGCAGTCCTCGGGCTGCCCGGATTTGCGTTCACCGCTCTCATGTTTGGGATCCTTCGAAAAGAGATGGCCTTTGAAACACTCGCGATCATGGGGGGAACGACCGATCTTGCCTCCATCCTTTCGAGCAGTCAGCTCTATATTTTCGCTCTGGTGTGCGTTCTCTTCGTTCCGTGTATCTCTACGATAGCCGTTCTCATGAGGGAAATTGGGGTAAAAGCGGCCGCTCTTATCACGGTGTTCACTCTTTTGCTCGGCACTTCCCTTGGGGCACTTCTGCATTTTGTTTTCATGCTGTTTTGAGGGAGAGATTCCCTCTCCTTCTCAATAAAAATAACATGGACGAGAGCCAACAGATGAGTAACAATGCTGACTTTTATCGGGCTTGGCCTCTTTGACGAATCTGACGTATCGGTCCGTGGTATGGATGCTATCAAATCCGCCGACACGGTGTTTCTGGAAGTGTATACCTCGGTTCTGACCGGTGCCCCGATCGAACGGCTCGAAGCGTTCTACGGAAAAAAGATCACGCCTCTGTACCGGGAAGATGTGGAGATCCATGCAGATAAGATCCTCGATGCCGCCGAGTTCGGACACGCGGTTTTTCTGACTGCCGGCGATTCAATGATTGCGACGACCCATTCGGATCTTCGTATCCGGGCGGCTGATCGAAACATTCAGACAAAAATCATTCACGGTGCCTCGATAACGACCGCGGTCTGCGGTCTTTCCGGTCTGCAGAACTACCGGTTCGGCAAATCCGTTTCTGTTCCCTTCCCGTACGGGAAATGGTTCCCGATGACCCCGATAGAGGTCATTTCGGCAAATCTGAAGGAAAATCTCCACACACTGGTGTTTCTTGATATCCAGAAGGACAAGGAACGTTACATGAAGATTTCCGAGGCCGTCGATCTGTTGGAAGAGCAGGCACGCCGCGTGGGTGCCGAAATCCCGTTATATGTCGGTATCGCCCGTGCGGGTTCTCCCGACCCGGCGGTCCATGC from Methanocorpusculum sp. harbors:
- the feoB gene encoding ferrous iron transport protein B, yielding MMRRAVLIGNPSVGKSLIFNHLTGLGVEVSNYPGTTVGLMTGIVRYNETEFSLTDLPGIYSLSGRSDEEKLVREYLVTGDADLIVAVLDAKHLERNLYLLLQAAEIRKPLVIVLNMMDDARSAGKIIDADALSKKFGVPVIETIATEGKNLEKIADYVIGDKLPVPGIVPRYDHHIEAAAKSLQKYHNLSEAESMFALENVPLSTLSPEVMESAAVISSEIEKRHMMSPDQIIGANRHNTAKTISEEVTTLSPPKKRRDLDSLLTRGFPGVPILIITMVGILGVVFLLGGFLEEAIISVMTTYLLNPFHALNLAPFLDTVGSAVILALMSGLGIAFPYVFLFYIFISILEDTGYLTRAAFLADRGMHRLGLHGQGLIPLVLSFGCSVPAIMSTRFLPTRRERVIASVLVTMLPCSARTVVISGIVASFIGFGAAFSIYGIVFILVFVLGCVLSRITPGEQYGMILEMAQLRRPIPKYVVRKAWMRVSEFLYIAMPLLLISSVFLGIFEYLGLVTMFESFIDPISTAVLGLPGFAFTALMFGILRKEMAFETLAIMGGTTDLASILSSSQLYIFALVCVLFVPCISTIAVLMREIGVKAAALITVFTLLLGTSLGALLHFVFMLF
- a CDS encoding energy-coupling factor ABC transporter permease; this encodes MHFMDGFLPIGWCVFWAVLSAPFLIYGMWKITKMINKDRRILPLMAVCGAFIFVISLVDIPSPTGSCSHPTGTGLSASFFGPAVTSVLGLIILVFQALLLGHGGFTTLGASAFSMAIMGPLAAWLVFTGLRKTRHVSLGPAVFCAAVVANCVTYLVTSLQIALAYPVEGSVLTAFIAAAVVFAVVQIPISIIEGIISGLVATYIARIKPEILKGLGIITDEEIKKILGEKA
- a CDS encoding DNA polymerase subunit beta; this encodes MKPIRLRDFVMTEDGCLYAVSGYENDSRAECVLRYVPIPDGDRTAPSGTRYKKYDFADAFAWVKEHKPEYLDLVHRVPLADIVRVLKPEEEAAGIAARNPQVARLFSHFDLPPMSYGCTGSLVAGLENSASDIDMVVYGSAWFLAREQLMAAVKAGKIPAMSEEMWQKVYRKRVPDISFDDFVLHESRKFNRGEFEGTYFDLLYSRGYDNLHSVPPITLGEKTGVMTIEAKVTDASLAFDSPGIYKVDHEEIDLVLSFTHTYCGQCFTGETLEAKGVVEEHGDQTWLIVGTTREAHGEYIVSRTLLDQ
- the dph5 gene encoding diphthine synthase, with protein sequence MLTFIGLGLFDESDVSVRGMDAIKSADTVFLEVYTSVLTGAPIERLEAFYGKKITPLYREDVEIHADKILDAAEFGHAVFLTAGDSMIATTHSDLRIRAADRNIQTKIIHGASITTAVCGLSGLQNYRFGKSVSVPFPYGKWFPMTPIEVISANLKENLHTLVFLDIQKDKERYMKISEAVDLLEEQARRVGAEIPLYVGIARAGSPDPAVHAGSAEEMKTFDFGSPLHILIVPAKLHDIEREYLERFAGLC
- a CDS encoding metal-dependent transcriptional regulator codes for the protein MTFELSEDILEAILNTGKETVKVSNLEDLAHGDTEGLSKAVTCLKDKGYLTESARGLSLTDKGTVKAAQVARKHAVLTSFLTDVLGTEPDHASKEACLMEHSISSETIERLDTFLEKRGPGHKTGRGRGWRRAAHLETSSPVEHEGHAGLTKRNPIVSLSECEEGSLLHVSMIRCFAKHRRLIDLGVIPGELITLRRKLDNNAVVITVKGCDIALSPEVAENIMVERCNTQ
- a CDS encoding DUF3467 domain-containing protein, with product MAGNELNIQIPQNLDPVYSNMIQIAFKDDEFTMMFLHQLPVANQAKAKAIVAISPKHAKKLLEALQKSVNDYEAKFGQITSGAHAEGTDTPTLQGYS
- a CDS encoding Dna2/Cas4 domain-containing protein, which codes for MPDEKISVTDVVKAGTCPMQLYLAKSIDIPYEEPIAYTVAKQISYYLGDILSAEDIWEGGLKNLVHEDQPALSYLEKMVAACSKVTWRQAERYDVSVFSEKYGIFGKVDRFFDDSFSLVKSGSAPTRGVYLSDRLRVVCYAICLEEMFGKPFYGRVEYIGSGTIRSVVVEPKDRRALFLALRAAEKVTKGGIPKVVRGPYCSWCKFVETCSAVEKPKSLFSKMMSKA